In Babesia bovis T2Bo chromosome 3, whole genome shotgun sequence, the genomic window CAAACTCCATGGTTAGATGGAAGACATGTTGTGTTTGGTAGATTAATGGATGGTTGGACTACATTGCAGGAAATGGAATCAGAAGGTACCCCAAGTGGCAGTACCCGTTCTAAAATGACAATTGCTGAATGCACTGTCGAGAAGCTATAAAACAACTATAACAACCATTACtaatcatttttatattcaGTTATACATGTGGTTTTCTATACTAGGTATGTACTACGTCATGTCGCATTTGTCTAATGTGGTGCTTAATTAGTTCGTTGCCTTGTCATTAATATGAAAAGAGTTCTATGtgttatatgtacatattaGACGCTGTTTGACGTGTTGAACACAGAAATGTTTATATCTTTGTCTAAATATTCCGATAAAATCGGACTACAATATACCTAATGTATTATCGGGTTGAATCTTCATTTTAAACAATTATCACTACATCAACATAGAAAATAAAGATTGAATATACGATGcattatatgttattgtTTTGGATAGAAACCCTTGTATGTTAAGTGAATGCGATTGCCTCTTCTATTTATGAAGTTGGGGTCTACGTAATCTGGTGGCAAAGGCTGTTCTGGCAGAGAGCCTGTTTGATACGTACAAACAACCTCTTGTGTTTCTATGTCATAACTTCTGTGGAAGAATACACTATGGTCATTTGGTAATAGATGCAGTATATCTTTCAGCACAATTGAATTATAGGGTTCCCTATAATCCAATTTAGAAACATCTATCTGAAATGGTGGTGGCACAGTCTTACCAGCAACCTCGCATTTTATAGTGGGCATCATCAATTGAACGTGATACCCTTTGAGGTATGCGGGTGAAGCCATCAAGCCAACTACCGAACACGGTATATCCACCTCGCTAATTTCACCTTCCACATGGCGAGCGAATTTCACGAAATACAGTACTTTTTCAATAGGATCACACTTTACATCTGTTATAACACAACGTTCAATATCATTTCCGATTTTTAGATTGTAAAGCCTTCCTGTGAACAGGTGACTTAGGTGTCCATGTTCCTCATCGAATGCCAGTGAGAAGATATCACCACGCTTGATATAAACCTTACTTGGATATCCATGTAGAGTGACAAGTGCTGGTACTAGTCCTTCGGCCCAAAGGTGCTCCTTTTGAACAAATCTAGGCCAAACGTACGCGTCTAAGGTTGCTTCTGTAGAGCGGGTGTGTCGTTTAAAGACGTCACATAGCTGCGATTTTAGTATATTCCAATGCTCCCTTTTGAGCACACTTTTATATGACATTagttatattttgtttagCTGCATTACGAAGTAAGCACAGTGTGTAGTGCATCGACAAAGTAGTCAATGTTGTTAGCGTTCAAACCAGCAACAGAGACCCTGGCGTCTGACATCATGTATATATGGAACTCCTTTTGCATACGCTCCACAGCTTTGGCAGAGATTCCAAGGTATGCAAACATTCCGATCTGCTTGGTCAAGTGATTCCATTTTCCAGGTATACCCTTCGCTTCGATCCTATCACGAAGCTGGTTC contains:
- a CDS encoding large subunit ribosomal protein L25, with the translated sequence MSYKSVLKREHWNILKSQLCDVFKRHTRSTEATLDAYVWPRFVQKEHLWAEGLVPALVTLHGYPSKVYIKRGDIFSLAFDEEHGHLSHLFTGRLYNLKIGNDIERCVITDVKCDPIEKVLYFVKFARHVEGEISEVDIPCSVVGLMASPAYLKGYHVQLMMPTIKCEVAGKTVPPPFQIDVSKLDYREPYNSIVLKDILHLLPNDHSVFFHRSYDIETQEVVCTYQTGSLPEQPLPPDYVDPNFINRRGNRIHLTYKGFYPKQ